A genomic region of Vibrio sp. 10N contains the following coding sequences:
- a CDS encoding SDR family NAD(P)-dependent oxidoreductase yields MQKTLLLTGATDGIGLETAKKLALQGHHILMHGRNEAKLNSTVEEVAALNRNAKIESYVADLSVLSEVSQLATQVSEMHGKLDVIINNAGVFATPNTLTKDGLDVRFAVNTIAPYILTRQLLPLLTGDGRVVNLSSAAQAPVEVQAMIGRPVLSDSGSYAQSKLAITMWTQAMATEYPNGPVFVAVNPASFLGSKMVKEAYGVTGNDLNIGADILVRAALSDEFANASGLYFDNDIGQFAKPHNDAQNTTKVEEVMSALDQYL; encoded by the coding sequence ATGCAAAAAACACTATTATTGACCGGCGCGACAGATGGTATTGGCCTAGAGACAGCAAAAAAACTTGCTCTACAGGGTCACCACATCCTAATGCATGGGCGCAATGAAGCGAAACTCAATTCCACGGTAGAAGAAGTAGCAGCGTTAAATCGCAATGCCAAGATTGAAAGCTATGTCGCTGATCTGTCTGTTCTGAGCGAAGTCAGCCAACTGGCCACTCAAGTTTCAGAGATGCACGGTAAGCTCGATGTGATTATCAACAACGCTGGCGTTTTTGCTACACCGAACACTCTGACAAAAGACGGCCTAGACGTACGTTTTGCAGTAAATACCATCGCCCCATACATTCTGACTCGTCAGTTATTGCCGCTATTAACTGGTGATGGCCGCGTGGTGAACTTATCATCCGCAGCACAAGCACCTGTTGAAGTTCAAGCTATGATTGGCCGTCCAGTACTCTCTGACAGCGGCTCGTATGCACAATCAAAGCTGGCTATCACCATGTGGACGCAAGCCATGGCAACTGAGTATCCAAATGGACCAGTGTTTGTTGCCGTAAACCCTGCATCCTTCTTGGGAAGCAAAATGGTTAAAGAGGCGTATGGCGTCACCGGTAACGATCTGAATATTGGTGCTGACATTCTAGTGAGAGCGGCACTGTCGGATGAGTTTGCCAATGCCAGCGGTCTTTATTTTGATAACGACATCGGCCAGTTTGCTAAGCCGCACAACGATGCTCAGAACACCACCAAGGTTGAGGAGGTCATGTCTGCACTTGACCAGTACCTCTGA
- a CDS encoding radical SAM protein: protein MKYVGKVYRPWIEANSILIQTTLGCSINTCTFCSMFDDKRFKVRPLEEVFLDIKEARRIYPHVTSIFLTDGNVMAARTDYLLQVFDKLKQTFPEVQKISLYSGLNDFRRKSVSELKELKSAGLDMAYCGLESGDPVILEKIQKRMTPSQAIEGAAMAKEAGIEVLQSFIFGLGGRYRSKEHIVATTKILNEVQPEQIAPMALAIQPGTELEREVQAGEFVLPTQMQLLEEEKYLLENMNFNTIYWGDHGNNMIQMRGMFPDNKAFFLKHVNKTIDNNPSAKENIIQTFSW from the coding sequence ATGAAATATGTCGGTAAAGTATATCGCCCTTGGATAGAAGCCAACAGCATATTAATTCAAACGACTTTAGGTTGTAGTATCAATACCTGCACATTTTGCAGCATGTTCGATGACAAGCGTTTTAAAGTGCGTCCGCTAGAAGAAGTGTTCCTAGATATCAAAGAGGCAAGACGTATCTACCCTCACGTCACATCGATCTTTTTGACAGATGGCAATGTGATGGCAGCTCGAACTGATTACTTATTACAAGTGTTCGATAAGCTAAAACAGACGTTTCCAGAAGTACAAAAAATTTCGCTTTACAGTGGGCTGAATGACTTTCGTCGCAAGTCGGTCTCGGAACTAAAAGAGCTGAAAAGCGCGGGGTTGGACATGGCGTATTGTGGGCTTGAATCTGGTGACCCTGTTATTCTAGAAAAAATCCAAAAACGCATGACACCTTCACAAGCGATTGAAGGTGCAGCAATGGCCAAAGAAGCAGGTATCGAAGTACTCCAGTCATTCATTTTTGGCCTAGGTGGCAGATATCGCTCTAAAGAGCATATCGTTGCGACAACTAAGATCCTTAATGAAGTGCAGCCCGAACAAATCGCGCCTATGGCGTTAGCTATTCAACCAGGGACGGAGCTTGAGCGCGAGGTTCAAGCTGGTGAGTTTGTGTTGCCAACACAGATGCAACTGCTCGAGGAAGAAAAATATCTGCTTGAGAACATGAACTTCAATACCATTTACTGGGGCGATCATGGTAATAACATGATCCAAATGCGCGGCATGTTCCCAGACAACAAAGCGTTCTTTTTAAAGCACGTTAATAAGACCATCGATAACAACCCAAGTGCTAAAGAGAACATAATTCAGACGTTCTCTTGGTAA
- a CDS encoding LysR family transcriptional regulator, translating into MNIDYLRLFIRLASTHNISQAGQELGLSPAVASSHINKLEESVGARLVHRTTRKVSLTQEGEAFLPHAENVVDSVELAKASIGGQGALASGTLRVTAPSSFGRMHLLPAMNAFMEQNPQLSVDLRFSDSIVDLVDGGFDVAIRNAELKDSSLIAKKLAPDHRIICASPDYLAKHGTPDSPQALKDHQCIRITGIDHWDFKTANGDVSIKITGKIRSDNGDAIRELCMAGHGITMSSTWSVYQQIKSGELVEILQQTPYQSDTAIWVLYPSSRLVAPKVRAFIDFFSDYFGTPPYWDL; encoded by the coding sequence ATGAACATCGATTATCTACGTTTATTCATTCGTCTAGCAAGCACACATAACATCAGCCAAGCAGGACAAGAACTTGGGTTGTCACCTGCCGTGGCGAGCTCACATATCAATAAGCTTGAGGAAAGTGTCGGTGCAAGGCTTGTACATCGCACAACTCGAAAGGTCTCGTTGACTCAAGAGGGGGAGGCGTTTCTGCCTCATGCAGAAAATGTGGTCGATAGTGTTGAACTTGCAAAAGCTTCTATTGGCGGACAGGGGGCATTGGCTTCCGGCACGCTGCGAGTGACAGCGCCTTCGTCTTTTGGACGTATGCATTTACTGCCTGCCATGAACGCGTTTATGGAGCAAAATCCACAGCTTTCTGTCGATTTGCGCTTTTCTGATTCGATAGTTGACTTAGTTGATGGCGGCTTTGATGTGGCCATTCGCAATGCTGAGCTAAAAGACTCGAGTTTGATTGCCAAAAAATTAGCACCAGACCATCGTATCATCTGCGCTTCACCTGATTACCTGGCTAAACATGGAACACCCGATTCGCCGCAGGCTTTAAAAGATCATCAATGCATCAGAATTACTGGTATCGATCATTGGGATTTTAAAACCGCGAATGGTGATGTCAGCATCAAAATTACGGGCAAAATTCGTTCAGATAATGGTGATGCGATACGCGAGCTTTGTATGGCAGGTCATGGGATTACGATGAGCAGCACATGGAGTGTGTACCAGCAAATAAAAAGTGGAGAGCTGGTGGAAATTTTACAGCAAACCCCTTACCAATCGGATACCGCTATCTGGGTGTTGTACCCAAGTTCAAGACTCGTTGCCCCTAAAGTCCGAGCCTTTATTGATTTCTTTAGCGACTACTTTGGTACGCCCCCATATTGGGATCTATGA
- the helD gene encoding DNA helicase IV: protein MLLTATPTAEMFTQHEFRTIELQSHCLVLHSVRAEVRIPFCEWSGKLSVKRGLIWSSITVHAHESDGKQVCWVVQGLPWQEAQRFAKQAVEVYQNWHREQSALLKNYLPKWEQELTRLCTLPQFLPHSMMTNWVGEVNSQFLEMNMSISEAMRTMPNRIQKLLPWLDDTQHTLQERNASWLEEERENWQVLFTQSESSPMNLSQQMAVLHNNDQNLILAGAGSGKTSVLMARVAYLLQSHLAQPEQILLVAFGRDAANEMRERLERKLGKTADDIAVLTFHQLGLQILKETEIQPPKLTPLATESSQKTGWCIDWLKKHWMTPTNFKRWQKHLSKWPIAYLKGDEELGSQSENPKLIAWLEQQLDQLIATGLTKKAIQERLIDDAEYTRLNSELALCWPCYQAWQKMLKDHDQIDFTSMITNATKRVATKKFASPWKFIMVDEYQDISPDRLALVQSLCEQPNNNASLFAVGDDWQSIYQFTGSDVDLTTEFGERFPHSSIHLLDTTYRFSDKLSAVASDFIQANPAQISKEIKSHKAVKQKAVVIEHGSRVEKILDDINSKAKAAKSVLLLGRNHYHKPELFDDWCKRFSNLSLEFMTCHSSKGKEADFVVIVSADEGQFPAKRKFIHLSDALTKGSDDYPHAEERRLFYVAMTRAKSRVWITYQSSPSPFVRELMDHELVMVKK, encoded by the coding sequence ATGCTGCTAACCGCCACTCCCACCGCCGAAATGTTTACTCAACACGAGTTTCGAACCATTGAACTGCAATCACACTGCTTGGTCTTGCACTCGGTAAGGGCAGAAGTGCGGATACCGTTTTGTGAATGGAGCGGTAAGCTAAGTGTGAAACGCGGCTTAATTTGGTCGTCGATTACGGTTCATGCCCATGAATCCGACGGCAAGCAGGTCTGTTGGGTGGTGCAAGGCTTACCCTGGCAAGAAGCGCAGCGTTTTGCTAAGCAGGCAGTCGAGGTTTACCAAAACTGGCATCGTGAACAAAGTGCGCTGCTTAAAAACTATCTCCCTAAGTGGGAACAAGAACTAACGAGGCTGTGTACTTTGCCTCAGTTCTTACCTCATTCTATGATGACCAATTGGGTGGGTGAGGTGAACAGCCAGTTTCTGGAAATGAATATGTCGATTTCCGAGGCAATGCGTACTATGCCAAATCGCATACAAAAGCTGCTTCCTTGGCTGGATGATACTCAACATACGTTACAAGAACGCAATGCCAGTTGGTTGGAGGAAGAGCGTGAGAATTGGCAGGTGCTGTTTACTCAGTCTGAATCCTCACCAATGAACCTCTCTCAGCAAATGGCGGTGCTGCATAACAACGACCAAAATTTGATTTTGGCCGGCGCAGGTTCAGGTAAAACCAGTGTGTTGATGGCCAGAGTCGCTTATTTGCTGCAAAGTCACTTGGCACAGCCTGAGCAAATACTTTTGGTTGCCTTTGGTCGAGATGCTGCGAATGAGATGCGAGAGCGCCTAGAAAGGAAACTAGGTAAGACCGCTGACGATATTGCGGTACTGACTTTTCACCAGTTAGGGCTACAAATCTTAAAAGAGACCGAAATTCAGCCACCAAAACTGACGCCTTTAGCGACGGAGTCATCCCAGAAAACCGGTTGGTGTATTGACTGGTTGAAGAAACATTGGATGACACCAACCAACTTTAAGCGTTGGCAAAAGCATCTATCCAAGTGGCCGATCGCTTACCTAAAAGGGGACGAGGAACTTGGAAGTCAAAGTGAAAACCCTAAGCTTATCGCTTGGTTGGAACAACAGCTTGATCAGTTGATTGCCACTGGACTGACTAAAAAGGCAATACAAGAACGACTCATTGATGATGCAGAGTATACCCGTTTAAACAGTGAGCTAGCGCTGTGCTGGCCATGTTATCAAGCGTGGCAAAAGATGCTTAAAGATCATGACCAAATCGATTTTACGTCTATGATCACTAACGCAACCAAACGAGTTGCTACGAAAAAGTTTGCCTCACCATGGAAGTTCATCATGGTCGATGAATATCAGGATATATCGCCAGATCGGTTGGCTTTGGTGCAATCGCTGTGTGAACAACCCAATAATAACGCTTCACTGTTTGCTGTTGGCGATGATTGGCAGTCTATTTATCAGTTCACGGGCTCTGATGTCGATTTAACCACGGAGTTTGGCGAGCGGTTCCCTCACTCATCGATTCATTTACTCGATACGACTTACCGTTTTAGTGACAAGCTGAGTGCTGTTGCGTCAGATTTTATTCAGGCCAATCCCGCGCAGATCAGCAAAGAGATCAAGAGCCATAAAGCGGTTAAGCAAAAAGCAGTGGTGATAGAGCATGGTAGTCGAGTTGAGAAGATCCTAGATGATATAAATAGCAAGGCAAAAGCGGCTAAGTCAGTGCTACTCTTAGGGCGCAATCATTATCACAAACCTGAGTTGTTTGATGATTGGTGTAAACGGTTTAGTAACCTGTCATTGGAGTTTATGACCTGCCACTCGAGTAAGGGCAAAGAGGCCGATTTTGTTGTGATCGTGAGTGCCGATGAAGGACAGTTTCCGGCTAAACGTAAGTTTATTCACTTAAGTGATGCGCTAACTAAAGGCTCGGATGACTATCCTCACGCAGAAGAACGACGCCTGTTTTATGTGGCGATGACCCGTGCGAAAAGTCGTGTATGGATTACCTATCAATCGTCGCCGTCACCATTTGTCAGAGAGCTTATGGATCATGAGTTGGTGATGGTGAAAAAATAA
- a CDS encoding arylsulfatase, with the protein MTTTTRFKRSLAVLATALIGVSASTYAEDKPNILVIWGDDIGQSNVSAYTFGLMGYKTPNIDSIAKDGMMFTDYYGEQSCTAGRSTFITGQSVLRTGLSKVGLPGADLGLQAEDATIAELLKPHGYMTGQFGKNHLGDKDEFLPTAHGFDEFFGNLYHLNAEEEPENIDYPKDPEFRKQFGPRGVIKSFADGKIEDTGPLTRKRMETVDEETLSAALDFMDRAVAAKKPFFVWWNATRMHFRTHVKDGNLGKSGISFYADGMIEHDNHVGELLKKVDELGIEDNTIVFYSTDNGPHMNTWPDAGLTPFRGEKNTNWEGAYRVPAMVKWPGKIEAGSVSNNIMHHMDWLPTFLAAAGEPDVKDKLLKGHQAGDKSFKVHLDGYNFLPYLTGETEESPRAEIFYFSDDGDLTALRYNNWKVVFMEQRVEGTLRIWAEPFVTLRVPKIFNLRMDPYEVADVTSNTYYDWMLDRVYLLVPAQVYVGKFLETFKEYPPRQKAASFNLDEVMEKLQTPTNK; encoded by the coding sequence ATGACAACGACAACAAGGTTTAAGCGGAGCTTAGCTGTATTGGCTACCGCGTTAATTGGTGTTTCAGCAAGTACATACGCCGAGGATAAACCCAATATTCTCGTCATTTGGGGTGACGATATTGGTCAATCAAACGTCAGCGCTTATACATTTGGATTGATGGGATATAAAACACCTAACATCGATTCGATTGCCAAAGATGGCATGATGTTTACGGATTACTATGGTGAGCAATCCTGTACCGCCGGTCGCTCGACATTCATTACAGGTCAAAGTGTTCTTCGTACTGGACTAAGCAAAGTGGGTCTGCCTGGCGCTGATCTTGGTTTGCAAGCTGAAGATGCGACCATTGCTGAGCTACTTAAACCCCATGGTTATATGACGGGGCAATTTGGTAAGAACCATCTGGGTGACAAAGATGAGTTTCTACCCACCGCCCATGGTTTTGATGAGTTCTTTGGTAACCTTTATCACTTGAACGCTGAAGAAGAGCCAGAAAACATCGACTACCCCAAAGATCCAGAGTTTCGTAAACAATTTGGTCCTCGCGGTGTCATCAAATCATTTGCTGACGGGAAAATTGAGGACACAGGACCTTTAACTCGTAAACGTATGGAAACGGTAGATGAAGAAACCTTGTCCGCTGCGCTCGATTTTATGGATCGTGCTGTTGCGGCGAAAAAACCGTTCTTTGTATGGTGGAACGCGACTCGAATGCATTTTCGTACCCATGTGAAAGATGGAAACTTGGGTAAGTCAGGCATCAGTTTCTATGCCGATGGCATGATTGAGCACGATAACCACGTTGGGGAATTGCTCAAGAAAGTCGACGAGCTAGGCATTGAAGATAATACCATTGTGTTTTACTCCACGGATAATGGCCCACATATGAACACGTGGCCTGATGCCGGTCTTACTCCTTTCCGTGGCGAGAAGAACACGAACTGGGAGGGGGCTTACCGAGTGCCGGCTATGGTCAAGTGGCCAGGCAAAATTGAGGCAGGCAGCGTATCTAACAACATCATGCATCACATGGACTGGTTACCAACCTTCCTTGCAGCAGCGGGTGAGCCTGACGTCAAAGACAAACTGCTTAAAGGTCACCAAGCCGGTGATAAGAGCTTTAAGGTTCACTTAGATGGTTATAACTTCTTACCGTACCTAACCGGTGAAACCGAAGAGTCCCCACGCGCAGAGATCTTCTACTTCTCTGATGACGGCGATCTTACAGCGCTGCGCTATAACAACTGGAAAGTGGTATTCATGGAGCAGCGTGTCGAAGGTACGTTACGCATTTGGGCAGAACCGTTTGTTACGCTGCGTGTACCGAAAATCTTTAACCTGAGAATGGATCCCTATGAGGTGGCTGATGTGACATCGAACACTTACTATGATTGGATGCTCGATAGGGTTTATCTACTTGTTCCGGCGCAAGTTTATGTAGGTAAGTTCCTAGAAACCTTTAAAGAGTACCCACCAAGGCAAAAAGCGGCGAGCTTTAACCTCGATGAGGTGATGGAAAAGCTGCAAACGCCTACCAATAAGTAA
- a CDS encoding arylsulfatase yields MANHLSKIAMGVSLVATSSAAVAADQPNILAIFGDDVGYWNISAYNQGMMGYETPNIDRIANEGALFTDHYGQQSCTAGRAAFITGQEPFRTGLLTIGMPGSTHGIPDWAPTIADLLKDQGYMTAQFGKNHLGDQDQHLPTQHGFDEFFGNLYHLNAEEEPETYYYPKDPEFRKNYGPRGVIKSYADGKIEDTGPMTRKRMEHADEEFLESSLAFMEKAVKADKPFFIWHNTTRMHVWTRLQEKYKGKSGISIYADGMLEHDDHIGILLDKLDELKVADNTIVIYSTDNGAETVSWPDGGATPFHGEKGTTWEGGMRVPQLVRWPGVIEPGTKINEMMAHQDWLPTLLAAAGVPDVKEKLAEGYQANGKDWRVHIDGYNFKPFFEGKTDEAPRESLLYFTANGELNAVRWNDWKLHFATLEGNITDAVRFAPNWPKIIHLRADPFEKAPHESGMYLRWMADNMWLFVPIQDVLGDFFKTLPDYPMQQGQLMNPAAIDYQSLGLKGKMHQLDQLQKQVEQMK; encoded by the coding sequence ATGGCGAACCACTTAAGTAAGATTGCAATGGGCGTGAGTCTAGTTGCAACCTCTTCAGCAGCAGTCGCAGCCGACCAACCAAACATCCTAGCGATATTTGGTGATGATGTGGGTTACTGGAACATTAGCGCATATAACCAAGGCATGATGGGCTACGAAACCCCAAACATTGACCGCATTGCTAACGAAGGTGCTCTATTTACTGATCATTACGGACAGCAGTCTTGTACTGCGGGTCGTGCTGCGTTCATCACAGGTCAAGAACCCTTCCGTACAGGTCTACTGACCATTGGTATGCCAGGCTCTACTCACGGTATCCCAGACTGGGCTCCAACGATTGCCGATCTATTGAAAGATCAAGGTTACATGACCGCACAGTTCGGCAAAAACCACCTTGGCGACCAAGACCAACACCTACCAACTCAGCACGGTTTTGATGAGTTCTTCGGTAACCTTTATCACCTCAACGCTGAAGAAGAACCAGAAACTTACTACTACCCTAAAGATCCTGAGTTTCGTAAAAACTACGGCCCACGTGGCGTAATCAAGTCTTATGCTGACGGCAAAATTGAAGATACAGGACCAATGACCCGTAAGCGCATGGAACACGCAGATGAAGAGTTTCTAGAGTCTTCACTGGCCTTCATGGAAAAAGCAGTAAAAGCAGATAAGCCGTTCTTTATTTGGCACAACACCACACGTATGCACGTATGGACTCGTCTGCAAGAGAAATACAAAGGTAAATCTGGCATCTCTATCTATGCCGACGGCATGCTAGAGCACGACGACCATATTGGTATTTTGCTTGATAAACTGGATGAGTTAAAAGTAGCAGATAACACCATCGTCATTTATTCGACCGACAACGGTGCAGAAACGGTGAGCTGGCCTGATGGTGGCGCAACACCATTCCATGGTGAGAAAGGCACAACATGGGAAGGCGGTATGCGTGTTCCTCAGCTTGTGCGCTGGCCTGGCGTGATTGAACCAGGAACTAAGATCAACGAAATGATGGCTCACCAAGACTGGCTGCCAACATTGCTAGCGGCAGCTGGTGTACCTGATGTAAAAGAAAAGCTTGCTGAAGGTTACCAAGCCAACGGCAAAGACTGGCGTGTACACATCGATGGTTACAACTTCAAACCATTTTTCGAAGGCAAAACGGACGAAGCGCCACGTGAATCGCTACTTTACTTTACCGCGAATGGTGAGCTAAACGCTGTTCGTTGGAACGACTGGAAACTGCACTTTGCAACTCTAGAAGGTAACATCACCGACGCCGTTCGCTTCGCTCCTAACTGGCCGAAGATCATTCACCTACGTGCAGACCCGTTTGAAAAAGCGCCTCACGAATCAGGCATGTACTTACGTTGGATGGCTGACAACATGTGGCTATTCGTACCGATTCAAGACGTACTCGGTGATTTCTTCAAGACTCTACCAGACTACCCAATGCAGCAAGGTCAACTGATGAACCCAGCGGCAATTGATTACCAATCTCTGGGTCTGAAAGGCAAAATGCACCAGCTTGATCAACTACAGAAACAAGTTGAGCAAATGAAATAA
- a CDS encoding DUF3297 family protein: protein MSDNAKPELPDHLSGNPRSPHHVAECFEHQIGIRLNGKERTDVEEYCISEGWVKIPSPKAKDRWGQPMLIKLKGTVEAYYV, encoded by the coding sequence ATGAGCGACAACGCAAAGCCAGAATTACCAGATCATCTATCAGGCAACCCTCGTAGCCCACATCACGTGGCTGAGTGTTTTGAACACCAAATTGGCATTCGCCTAAATGGTAAAGAGCGCACAGACGTTGAAGAATACTGCATCAGCGAAGGCTGGGTTAAAATCCCTTCTCCAAAAGCGAAAGACCGTTGGGGTCAACCTATGCTGATCAAACTTAAAGGTACAGTTGAAGCGTATTACGTTTAA
- a CDS encoding carbon-nitrogen hydrolase family protein: MSSLVIAIAQPATRDLDIQANTETHIQLIKQASLLGSDLVLFPELSLTGYVLPKLKHLAMAQDDAVLGKLSSVAQTQDIDIIVGCPLQVQGEKPAIGAAYLSKHGHVLHYHKQYLHQGESEWCCSGDNDFMFEIKGIKIALAICADFCHAQHATDAMNLGAQLYLVSALISPAGYEGDASILSDIAKSHQVPVVLSNHAGETGGWQCAGKSAFWNAQGVQVTAADSDRQGLLIVRFDGQAVNTMPIGDENTVTSTQIG; encoded by the coding sequence ATGTCATCGCTTGTCATTGCCATCGCGCAACCTGCAACTCGTGATCTCGACATTCAGGCCAACACCGAAACGCATATCCAATTGATCAAACAGGCCTCTTTACTGGGCTCCGATTTGGTGCTCTTTCCTGAACTCTCCTTGACTGGCTACGTGCTACCAAAACTTAAACATCTTGCTATGGCTCAGGATGATGCTGTACTTGGCAAACTGTCGAGTGTCGCTCAGACGCAGGATATCGATATTATTGTCGGCTGCCCGCTGCAAGTACAAGGTGAAAAACCAGCGATTGGCGCGGCCTATCTATCTAAACACGGCCACGTTCTGCATTACCACAAGCAGTATTTGCATCAAGGGGAGAGTGAGTGGTGTTGCTCTGGGGACAATGATTTTATGTTTGAGATCAAAGGGATTAAGATCGCACTGGCGATTTGTGCTGATTTCTGCCACGCCCAACATGCCACTGACGCCATGAATCTAGGAGCTCAGTTATATCTGGTGAGCGCACTGATATCACCTGCCGGTTATGAGGGAGACGCGAGCATCTTGTCTGATATTGCCAAAAGTCATCAAGTCCCAGTTGTTCTCTCCAATCACGCTGGGGAGACGGGCGGTTGGCAGTGTGCTGGGAAAAGCGCGTTTTGGAATGCGCAAGGGGTGCAAGTCACTGCAGCCGATTCTGACAGGCAAGGGCTGTTAATCGTTCGATTTGACGGACAAGCGGTCAATACGATGCCGATTGGTGATGAAAATACGGTGACATCGACACAGATTGGTTGA
- a CDS encoding peptidoglycan DD-metalloendopeptidase family protein produces MKFFRPVLIVTAVVALSSACLLSFIPESTPEPVSIKITPYDRSHGLQAVDEPTQQNEQRVKVHYFVKVGDTLSTIFSAWGLSYNAMQHVLEADLNVLKLDTLKPGDHLELVINEENRQLENLVFHESLVERAIYSRETDGSFTYQFEEDEGEWRETLYSGTVHGSFSLSVHKAGLSMRQIANITQILKDKVNFSRELRAGDRFEILVNHQYLGNHPTGNSEVQGVTISLGNREVAAFIADDGRFYDREGNSFEQAFDRYPIDKAYRRVTSHFNPRRKHPVTGRTSPHNGTDFATPVGAPVYSTGDGTVTAIRNHPYAGKYVVIEHNNVYTTRYLHLSKFLVKKGQRVKRGQKIALAGATGRLTGPHLHFEVLVRNRAVNPLKVDLPMATSISKQEKTTFLARIADFDRMVANKRLAGQASAPKGGGV; encoded by the coding sequence ATGAAGTTCTTTCGTCCTGTATTGATAGTGACTGCCGTCGTGGCGCTCTCTAGCGCTTGTTTACTTAGTTTTATTCCAGAGTCTACCCCTGAACCAGTTTCGATAAAGATAACGCCTTATGATCGGAGCCATGGGTTGCAGGCTGTTGATGAGCCGACACAACAAAATGAACAACGAGTCAAAGTTCACTATTTTGTTAAAGTAGGTGACACACTCAGTACGATTTTCTCAGCATGGGGGCTATCTTATAACGCAATGCAACACGTGCTTGAGGCCGATCTGAATGTACTCAAGCTCGATACTCTCAAACCTGGCGATCATTTAGAGCTTGTGATTAACGAGGAAAATCGGCAGCTAGAGAACTTAGTCTTTCACGAGAGCCTAGTAGAGCGTGCTATTTATAGCAGGGAAACTGATGGTTCGTTTACTTATCAGTTCGAAGAAGATGAGGGTGAATGGCGTGAAACGCTTTATTCTGGCACAGTTCACGGCAGTTTTTCACTATCCGTTCACAAAGCAGGCCTTTCTATGAGGCAGATTGCGAATATTACTCAGATCCTCAAAGATAAGGTTAACTTCTCTCGGGAGTTGCGTGCTGGTGACCGATTTGAAATTCTGGTCAATCATCAATATCTTGGTAACCATCCAACCGGTAACTCTGAAGTTCAGGGCGTGACCATTAGTTTGGGCAACCGAGAGGTGGCCGCTTTTATCGCAGATGATGGCCGCTTCTATGATCGCGAAGGAAACAGTTTTGAGCAAGCATTTGACCGCTATCCTATTGATAAAGCTTATCGCCGTGTGACTTCTCATTTCAATCCAAGGCGCAAACATCCGGTGACAGGAAGAACCTCTCCCCATAATGGCACTGATTTTGCGACGCCAGTGGGCGCGCCTGTTTACTCCACAGGCGATGGCACAGTCACAGCTATTCGTAATCACCCCTATGCAGGAAAGTATGTGGTGATAGAGCACAACAATGTTTACACCACGCGTTACTTGCATCTTTCTAAGTTCCTAGTAAAGAAAGGTCAACGAGTTAAAAGGGGCCAAAAGATAGCATTAGCAGGTGCAACAGGACGTTTGACTGGGCCACACCTGCATTTTGAAGTGCTAGTTAGAAACCGAGCTGTAAACCCACTAAAGGTTGACTTACCTATGGCGACGTCCATTTCCAAACAAGAAAAAACCACGTTTTTGGCCCGCATTGCCGACTTTGATCGAATGGTTGCAAACAAGCGTTTGGCAGGACAGGCATCAGCTCCGAAAGGTGGCGGGGTTTAA